The window CTATTCTTGAAAAACTCGTCCCGGCATTTAAGCTCAAAAAAATATACTCATTTGCACACCTCCCCGTGCAGGCAGGCTCCGACAAAGTCCTGAAGACAATGCAGAGAGGATACACGCAGTCGGAGTACAGAAAGGTCGTCGACGAGTTCAAAAGACAGGTCCCCGGCATAAGGATTTCGACCGACTTTATAATAGGCTACCCTACCGAGACCGAAGAGGACTTTGAGGAGTCGGTAAAGCTTTTAAACGACACTAAACCTACGAAAGTGAACATCACAAGGTTTTCGGTCAGGGAAAACACTCCCGCCGCCCTTTACAAAGACATGCCTGACTGGATTAAAAAGAACAGGTCAAGAAAACTTACAATAGCTGCAAACAGTATATATGACGAAAACAACGAAAAAATGATAGGAAAAGTCCTCCCAGTTGCAGTGACGGAAAAGAAAAAGAAAGGGTCTGTCATCTCAAGGGATAAGTCCTACAACAATATCGTGATAAAGGAGGACATCCCTTTAGGGACAAAGCTTGACGTAGTGATAAAGTCCCACAGAACACATTACCTTATCGCTGAAAGAGTTTGAAAAGAACTGAAGTGACTTATATTGGTGACTGTAAACTTCTGAGAACACCCTGATTTTTAAATCCCGCATGCCATACATACGGGGTCTTTTTCCATATTTTCCCGGAAAGTGCCTCTTCTGCTCATTATATCGTCCATGCTGTCTGAGGCTATATTTCTAAGGACTTTATCCGGCCTGTAACAGCACGGGGTCACATCGCCGTTGTATCTTACAAAAAGCGTAGTATTGAAAAGACGGCACGGCAGCGTATGGCAAACCGGGAGATAAATCTTTAATCCGGTTTTAGCTGCAAAATCATCTGCCCGCCTGAAAACTTCATCCTCTTTTCCTGAGAATTCAGGTCTCCAGAGATAAGACCTTTCAAAATTTACTGCGTCAACACCAAGACGGCGTGATACTGACAATGTTTCTTCGACTGTATCAAAATTACAGCCCATCATAGCAACGTTCATGTACGTTTTGGGATGTGTTAATCCTCTTTTTTCTCTGCATTTATGAAAATATTCGATATTGTTGTAAATTTTTTGAAAGAACAGAGAGAGATCAGGAATGCTAAAAGCAACAATATCTAGGTCAGAGGAGAGCAAATCTCCAGCAATTTCGTGAATAAGTGTTGCATTGGTAGTAAAATTTACGGAAAGCCCCTTTTTTGCGCCGTATTTTATCATCTCAAAAAGATTAGGGTTCATAAGAGGTTCACCCCACCAGTGCAGGGAGGGATACCTGAACCCGTTATAAGATACAGCTTTTTTAAAAATTTCCGGTGATATACTACCCCCTTCTCCGGGAATGAACTTATTTCTCAGGCAAAAGGGACAGTTCATATTACAATGTGTAGTCGGTTCTATCTGAAGGACAGGCGGGGAAGAACATGCAACCCAATACTCATAATTATCCACTTTCCAGTTTGTCTGTCAAAGACAAACATGATATTATACAATAAATATAATTTTGATATCCGGTTAAAATTTTTCCTGGTAGAAATGTTACCGGCTTTTATCACATAAACAGGCAACAGTTCAAAATTCACTGTTTATTAGCATTAAAACAGGGCTAAAATAAAGATCTGTTTTTTTTTGAGTTTAAAATAAATTTATGCTAAATTTTTTTCAAAGCACTTTTATAGTCACTTTGTTAAATAGTGGTGCTTAATCGATTGCGTTTGTGTAACAGAAATAGTATATATCGTCGAAAATAACCAGTATACAAAAAGATAAAATAAAAATGACAAATAATTCAAACTATTACTGTAATACAGCAATCCGTTTCCAAAAATCACAGTTTCCTTACGAGGCGACTATAAAGTCCAATGGTCATACACCCCAGGGAGGTAAAACATTTTATGCCGAGAATCTTTTCAGATGGATAGCATGGGTGCAGCCCGGGTGCAATGCCACGATAAATTTCAGGCTGAAATTGAGTGAAAGCTATAAGGAAGGTAATACTATTCCGGTGAAAAACTGTGACAGATGAACTGAAAAACGGACCTGAAGAAAGCGAACACACTGATTACCTCCACCTTATATATCTTTTTTACAGGCACCCGAAAAAGGCTTTTGAGATTGTAAATAAAGGCAGGGCTGTTCACGGGATAATAGCTTTTATAATATCTGTACTTGTAGTTTACATGATTTTTCACTTTATCAGATCACATATATACAATGTATACGACGGGCTTTTTCCATTTCTCAATCCATGTTCCATTTCTCAGGATTATACAGCATTTTTGCCTGATATGGCCGTGTATTTTATTTCCTTTGGAATGGAAGCAGTCATTCTTGTTATAATGCTTAAGTTATCGGGGTTTGGTTTTCAGCTTAAACCGGCTTTAAGCGTAATATTTTACAGCTGCGCCATAGCATTTCCTTTTATTGAACTCTGGTGGAGTATAGACACTGCCTTCAATTTTTTTACCGGGATGTCAATAGATGTTGCAATTGGCTGCCTTTATTATACCGGAGTTGACGACCTTTATTATTCTCCAATCAGCTACATTTTTTACATTTTTGCTGTGCCTCTTGCGTATCTTGAATATACCGGACTTAAGGGAATGTTAAAAACAAGAAAGCACCTGATTCTGCTTCTGGTATTAATTGCGGTCATAGTCCAGTGCATTTTATATCAGCCCCTTTACGATTATATATTTGATATTCTTCTGTGATGACTTATGAAATGTACAGATATACAATATGAATAAAAAATATTTTTCACAACAGACCATAAACCGACATTTTTCAGAGAGGAGAAATAATGATTAGCTGTCTCATTGAACCGGTTCTAAGAAATGATATCGAAAAAATAATAGAAATTGATGCATCACATAAACCTGTGATTTTATGAAAAAAAGAGCAATTACAGCAATATTAATTATAATCATAATTTCTGTTATTGCGTATCCCCTCTTTTCAGACCTTACATCAGGGGAGATATTTCCAACAAGCCGTATCAGTCCGGTGATAAATGCACACTGCCTGATACTTGATATTTCAGGTGACAGAATGCTGTATCAGTTTGAGAATGTCAGCGGGATGTACAAGACATATCTCTCAGATTTAAACGGAACCGTATATGATGAAGTCAAAAACGAAGTTCCTTTTTTCCCGGAATTGGACAATGCGGGCGATAAATTTGCAGCCACTGAAAACCTGTCAGAAGACCTTAGAATATATAACAGCAGAACACGGACAGACACACGTATAAATGTACAGGACATACACGCCCGCTATATATACGATATATCCTGGAGCCCTAAAGGAGACAAAATCGCCATTACTGTGGCAACAGCGAGTTCTGACTACTCCATCTGTGTATATGACCTTAATACCGGCGAATCCGAAAACATATTTAATTCAACCGAATATTTCAGTCCGCCCTCATGGAGTCCTGATGAAAATTATCTGTCCTTTATTGTCCAAAATGATTCGCGGAGTACAGAAAGCACAATGTATATAGCGGATTTGAAAAATCTTAGTGTTACGGCATCCGGTCTTAAAATAGAAAACAATGCTCATACAAACATCCCTGAAAGAACTGCATGGAGTCCGAAAGGAGATATAATTGCATATTCTTCTTCAGGCACAATTGGAATCTGCAGTCCGGACGGTAAATATCCTGACCTGATTAAATGCTATAAAGACAACAGTATCTGTAAGCACCTTGAATGGAGCCCTGACGGAAGTAAAATTCTTTATTGTTTCATTCTGCCCCCCGGAAGTCCGGAAAATGAAAGAATCGGATTTGCAGATCCCAAAACCAGCGAATCAGAAGAAATTCTGTCTGCAACACTTCAGTACGGCCATACTCTGTCATGGGCTGATAACGGCACGAAAGTGGCCTGCCTGGAAAATTCCGGATATGACAATGGTTTTCTGATTGACACCGGCAGTCGGTCAGGAAACAATATCCCGGTGATTATATTCTATATAATAATCCTTGTTATCCCGGCATGTATTGTTGTGGGATGGTATTTTGGAAAAGGAAAAGAAGAGAAATGAAACCAGAAAATTTCAACGGGACGGCAGAAGATTATCTCCACCTCATATATCTTTTTTTACAGGCACCCGAAAAAGGCTTTTGAGATTGTAAACGAAGGCAGGGCTGTTCACGGGATAATAGCTTTTTTAATATCCGCATTTATTGTCCTTTATATATACCATTTCTTTGGATCTTTTCTATATAATGTTTATATGAGCCTTTTCCCGGAGCCTTAACAGGTGCAACGGCAAATGATATATAAAAATATTTAATATAATACCTTGATTAAGAATGGATTAATCAAAGTGTATATTATGTGCAGAAAATGTTTGATAGTCACAATTTATAATTATGACATAATTTAGATCCTACTAAAGGAAAAACAATAATGGATAAAAAAAGTATTGTTCTCAATAAGGATATCTTTGAAATTTTATCTTGCGATACAAGAATAGACATACTCAAATCACTTAATTCAAGAAGAAAAACAAATTCAGAAATTTCAAAAGAACTTTCTTTAAGATCATCAACAATTCATCGACATCTTGAGAAACTGGAAGAAACCGGGTTAATAAAATCAATAGACTCAGAAAATAAATGGGTATATTATGAACTTACTCCCGCAGGAGACGCATTGATTAATCCTAACAAAAACAATAATTTTATAATTTATCTATCTTCCCTGCTTACATACATAACAACTATAGCTGCATTATATACATATTATACAATTCCAAGACTCAATTCCAAATCTTTATTTCCTCTTTTAATAGAAGACCCCTTCTGTGTTTTATTTGCAGTATGCATTTCTGCGATAATTTTACAGACAATAATAATACTTGTTTTTTATTTTAAAAACAGGACCCTGATTTAAACCTTTGGTAGTTATTAGTTTTCAGACTAATATTTTTGAACATTTAATATCATTTTGACGAAGAAATAGGAAATGTCAAAAATATATTGGGTATGTATTTAAAATCCCCGTATATTTTGGCAGGACTTTGTTATGATGGAAAAAAAAGAATTATTCTCTCTTTTATTGGCAACTTTTCTGATTATATGCTTCTTTAGCACAGTTTCAGGATATCAAATGAGAGATGAGGCATTCCAGGCTGTTTCTGCAGATTATACAAAATATCTTATAGACAGTCACGGGGACGTCCCAGAGTATAATCAAAAAGGGGAAGTCATGCAGATTGGAATTGGAGAAAAAATTTCTGACAAGGATGCTATGACTAAATGGTATAAACAGTTAGAAGATATTCTGGAAGACACCAGCACGGATATGGATGAGTATTTCTACCCCGATGGTCCTGTAATTTCTTATGGCTATGATCTATTGGGAACAATTTGCGTTGGTATTTATGAAGAGGAAGATATTGATAAAGAAACCATCAATAAAATAATTGGGTTTATTGATTCGGATGCTACTAAAAAAGGCATTAATGATGTTCCTATAATTTTCATATCAGAACCTATGGCAAAATTATGTTCGGACAGAGATGATAGCTGGAGACCTGTTATTGGGGGTATACAATGTGTTGCCAATAGTCACGCAGGTACAACAAGTTTTGCTGCAACGAGAAACGGACAAAATGGAATTGTGATTGCCGGGCATATGGGTCAACCAGGAGACAGAGTATATCAACCAGATTCATCAAGTTCAATTGGAACAATTACTGTATCATCAAATGGTGATAATTCAGATTCGGCATGGGTACCTTAAAGCAATGTTAATGATGATATCTTTGAATTTTCATGGGCACAAACTGATGTATACGGGTATAGTGATCCATGGGCTAATCTTGATATATCAATGTCCGGAATAACAATTGGGACTGTTAATGGAATCGTGGTTAAGAAAGAATCGCTCTATAATACCTATTTTCATAAAAAAAATACCTGATCAATGGTATGCAAATTTCCAGTCTGCAGAAGGTGACAGTGGCAGTCCTGTTTATTACAAGGATACACCTCACAGGATACGTTTAGCAGGTATCTTATAACAAGAAATGCAGAGGGCCAGTTATATATACTGTAGCGCAAATAAAAAAGAATTAAATTTAAAAGCGGTGGATATAATTACTACTAATGATTGCCCAAATCCTTCAGGCCGGAATGAAACCAATGAAAAACTGAAATTTTCCGAATACTTTCATCTCATATATCTTTTTTACAGGCACCCGAAACAGGCATTTGAGATTATAAATAAAGGCAGGGCAGTCCACGGAATTCTGGCACTTTTCATATCGGTATTTGTAATACAAATATTATATTATACACTTGTTTACTTAATCTACAATGTAATCCTGAGCCCTTTTCCATACCCCCTTTATCCTGTCATATACGGCTGGTGGCAAAATATACCGGTCATATTTACATTAATTATAATATTCGGCATTGAAGGAATAGTCCTTGTTGCCCTCCTGAAAATTCTTAAATTCAGGTTTCAGTCCATACCCGCATTAAGCGTAATATTCTACAGTTGTGCAGCGGCCTTTCCTTTTACCAAAATCTGGTCTGTCCTTTACATGATATATTATTCACTTACCGAAAACTGCTTATTTACAGGACTGACACCTTACAGCACAGGAGGCATCATAAGCACCTGCATCTTCTTCATATATGTGGTGCCCCCCCTTGCATATCTTGAATATACCGGGCTCAAAGGAATGCTTAAAAAAAGACCACACCTTATTTTGTATTCGGTGATAACTGCGGCTGCAATCCACTGCATTCTTTACGTGCCTGTATTTCTGTATTTAACCGGACTTCTCAGGATGACTTTCGGAATACTGTGATTGAGAAAGCATCTTTAGAATCTTCAATAAAATATTTTAAGATTGTATATACTATCTATCAACCGTTTTCAGGCGGTTTTTCCTTTTTTACTGCCGTAAAATTTTTCTGCCGAACCGACAAGGGTCAGAACAGCAGGCATAATGACAATTGCACCGATTAGAGAGAACACTACCGCGATTACCGTTGAAAGGCCGAAACTGGAAACAATCGGGAACACAGAAAGCATAAGTGCCGAAAAACCGCTTGCGGTAACAAGGCCCGATACCGTAACCGCAGACCCTATCTTCTGGACAGCCTTTGTAATGGCGTCGATATTCCTGTCGCAGCTGTTCCTCTCTTCAATATATCTTTCCATCACAAGAATCGTGTATTCTGAAGCAACACCGATTGTCATCGAACCGAGACATGCACTTATCGGGTTGTAATGAAGGCCGATTGCGACCATTGCAACAGCGTTCCACCCCACTATGCACACAATCGGGACAATCGGGGTTAAAGCCTCCTTCTTCCTGTATGCCAGTGCAAGGAAAAAGAATATCAGGATAAACCCAAGCATAGTCATTTTGTCCTTGCTGTCTGCAATCTGGTCCATAAGGTTTGTGTAAAGGTCGAAGTCGCCTGTCGGGTAAACCTCCATGTGGGCGGGGATTTCTGACCACGTAGCATCGTCTGCTACCTCCTGCTTGAGTGTGTTCTGCTCATTCAGCGTAAGAATTGTCGTTGTAAAAGAAATTACAGCCTCAGTTGAGCCGTCTAGATACTCGCTGAGTGAGTCCTCCGGGATTTTTGAAAGGACAGTGTCCAGAGTCGCCTGGTCAAGAGGCATCTTCCCGCCGTTGTACTCCCGTACAAGAGTTGCAACGCTGTCAAAGCCTGTTATTTCGTCGTGCGTTGATGCGGCATAACTGCCGAACTTATCTATCCACGAAACGGCATCAAGCGACCTCAGGTCGTCTCCTCTCAGGTAAAGCGGAAAAGGCGTAACCGAACCTGCCACATCCTCGACCTTGTCCAGGGTAAGCTGGGCCGGAAGGTCGGGAGGGGCCATGGATTTTGTGTCCGTGTCTATCGGAATCGAAGGGTCCACGTGTATCCCTGCGTATGCTATCACGATCGAGATAACTATAACAGGAATCGCAGCAGAGGAGACCTTTTTGACAATCCCCTCAAGAAAAGTGCTGTACCTGTTCATCAGGACGACAGCCTTTGACTGTTCGTTCTCTTTTGGTTTGTACTTTAATATGGCTGCAAGGGCGGGAAAACCGAAGAGGGACGTAAGATAACAGCAGCCAACACCGATTATTGATACTACAGCAAAAGTCTTTATCATCGGAACAGGCGTTATAAACATTGCAATAAAGCCCATGGTTGTCGCAAGCATTGCAAGAAGAACAGCAGGACCGGTGTTTTTAAGTGTGCTCTCTGACGACTCGGCAATCGATTTTCCATACCTCCTCTCCTCGTCAAAACGGGCATGGAACTGGACCGCATAATCTATACCAAGCCCCAGAAGAATAGGAAAAGACGCTATTGCACCGTTGTTTATCTCCACACCGAACAGGCTCATGACCGCAAACGTGTACAAAAGCCCGAAGGCTAAAAGGATGAGCGGGAGATACCAGTGACGCATATTGGAGAACAGGATAAAGAGGACGATTGTCATCAGTATGAAGGCTCCGCCTACGAGAGTGATTCCTGACAGCACCATATCCTCCTGAAGTTCGTCGTTGTATGGAGTATTTCCCGTAATTTCTATAGAGATACCCGGCGGAAGAGTGGCCTCCCCTGCAAGAGCCTCAAGCTTTGGAAGAATCAAAACCGACGTATCGGTTGAAATTCCCTGCTTTATTTTGACATACAAAAGGGACGTCTGGCTGTCAGGGACCAGAAGATTCTTCTCTGAATCCGGAATTTTAGAGAGTATATAGTCTATATCAACCTGGTTCTGCGGCAGAATTCCCCCGTTAGCTTCCTTTAGCACATCCCCTATAGAGACAGTCTCTGAAACGTAGTCAAGCCTTTTTATCTCGCCCTCGAGAACAAGAAGGTCCTGCATAAGTTCGTAGTTTGTCGTATCCGACGTCTGGACAAGAAGAATAAAAGTATCGGAGACGAACTGGGTATTGTACTGGTCGTATCTCAGACCCTCGGGAGAACTCTTGTCAAGGTACTGGTCGGATGTAGACTGAAACTTAAGGCCTGACATCGTAAATATTGCGGCAATTAAAAGAACAGTCATTATACCTATGACAAGACGCGGGTTTTTGTTTATCAGGTGTGAAATACCCCCGTAAAGGGAACTTATACCAAGACTTATAAAAACATCTCCTTAAATTTACTATAGGGTTTTAGTTCCGGATTAGGCAAACAACTTTTCTATATGCATTTACATTGATTCGTTGGTATATAAAAATAAAACGCAGACAGGATAAAGCATATTCCGCTTACCGGCACAGCCGGCACACTTTAGGCATATTTTTAACTATAATAGTTTATTATAGATTAAATATCCGGGCATCCGGCCAAATATTCAAAAAGGATTAACTATATATTGAGATTACCCGGCAAAGTCCTGCCGCATAAAATATAAAGAGGATTTCAGATGAAAGCGCAAATGATGTTGTTTCTGGTTATACTGACTGTTTTTGCCGTTTCTGCACAGACCGCATGTGCAGGGGACAAGTTCTACACAGACGGACCTGACATAAACATATCGGTGTATGGCACAAACGAGGTCCAGGCAGGGGCCGACACGACGGTTACCCTGCTTGTTCAAAACAAGGGTCTGATAGACATGAAAATTGTCCAGGACCAGTATATGACTCCTGATTACCTTCCCAACACAGCAAAGGCCGGAGTAGTTGCATTAAAGCCCGGCAACTCGCCTTTTGTAGTGAAATCCGACCCGCAGGTGTTCGGAGACCTTCCCTCGGGATACATGAAGACAGTGTCGTTCGACGTTTTTGTGCCTGAAGATGCGAAATCGGGAAATTACCAGATGACTGCCGTTGTCGAGTACCAGTACATGGAGAACTCAGACCAGGTCGGGACCGACGCAATATCCTATGACTTCAAAACAGA of the Methanomicrobium sp. W14 genome contains:
- a CDS encoding radical SAM protein, which translates into the protein MDNYEYWVACSSPPVLQIEPTTHCNMNCPFCLRNKFIPGEGGSISPEIFKKAVSYNGFRYPSLHWWGEPLMNPNLFEMIKYGAKKGLSVNFTTNATLIHEIAGDLLSSDLDIVAFSIPDLSLFFQKIYNNIEYFHKCREKRGLTHPKTYMNVAMMGCNFDTVEETLSVSRRLGVDAVNFERSYLWRPEFSGKEDEVFRRADDFAAKTGLKIYLPVCHTLPCRLFNTTLFVRYNGDVTPCCYRPDKVLRNIASDSMDDIMSRRGTFRENMEKDPVCMACGI
- a CDS encoding winged helix-turn-helix domain-containing protein — encoded protein: MDKKSIVLNKDIFEILSCDTRIDILKSLNSRRKTNSEISKELSLRSSTIHRHLEKLEETGLIKSIDSENKWVYYELTPAGDALINPNKNNNFIIYLSSLLTYITTIAALYTYYTIPRLNSKSLFPLLIEDPFCVLFAVCISAIILQTIIILVFYFKNRTLI
- a CDS encoding hydrophobe/amphiphile efflux-3 (HAE3) family transporter, whose protein sequence is MSLGISSLYGGISHLINKNPRLVIGIMTVLLIAAIFTMSGLKFQSTSDQYLDKSSPEGLRYDQYNTQFVSDTFILLVQTSDTTNYELMQDLLVLEGEIKRLDYVSETVSIGDVLKEANGGILPQNQVDIDYILSKIPDSEKNLLVPDSQTSLLYVKIKQGISTDTSVLILPKLEALAGEATLPPGISIEITGNTPYNDELQEDMVLSGITLVGGAFILMTIVLFILFSNMRHWYLPLILLAFGLLYTFAVMSLFGVEINNGAIASFPILLGLGIDYAVQFHARFDEERRYGKSIAESSESTLKNTGPAVLLAMLATTMGFIAMFITPVPMIKTFAVVSIIGVGCCYLTSLFGFPALAAILKYKPKENEQSKAVVLMNRYSTFLEGIVKKVSSAAIPVIVISIVIAYAGIHVDPSIPIDTDTKSMAPPDLPAQLTLDKVEDVAGSVTPFPLYLRGDDLRSLDAVSWIDKFGSYAASTHDEITGFDSVATLVREYNGGKMPLDQATLDTVLSKIPEDSLSEYLDGSTEAVISFTTTILTLNEQNTLKQEVADDATWSEIPAHMEVYPTGDFDLYTNLMDQIADSKDKMTMLGFILIFFFLALAYRKKEALTPIVPIVCIVGWNAVAMVAIGLHYNPISACLGSMTIGVASEYTILVMERYIEERNSCDRNIDAITKAVQKIGSAVTVSGLVTASGFSALMLSVFPIVSSFGLSTVIAVVFSLIGAIVIMPAVLTLVGSAEKFYGSKKGKTA